The following coding sequences are from one Neurospora crassa OR74A linkage group I, whole genome shotgun sequence window:
- a CDS encoding transcription factor iws-1, with protein MSDAASPAGSPAAEPTEHRDEDQVNETHQDDGSNHGGNDEDNDGGNDKDSDVLSEIDENEFGDDYGSRPVDIDENVAMKLKARRKTTTETTKKPKEGRRPKKRSRGDDDVDAADDDGERRPRKVRAEGERRARKEVEEQQAQQEENLTPDERRRRALERAIDAAVKNPTKRRRKKDDIDLEEETDEQIANLKVAMEKACVADNEAREQKQPAVHKLKLLPQVTAILNRTAIQDSVLDPEINFLQSVRYFLEPLNDGSLPAYNIQRAIMSALMKLPINKDVLLSSGIGKVVVYYNKSKSPSADIKRDAERLLGEWSRLILKRTDDYKKRHIEMREIDVGAVKLGQREGGSSQVTLTQRPAGKSRYEIERERALAPEVRNNNRARPVGLPASYTIAPKSTYIPGQAPTDHRPIGHSGHEAFRRMTQKGKGKR; from the exons ATGTCGGACGCCGCTTCTCCGGCGGGTTCCCCTGCTGCCGAACCCACTGAGCATCGCGATGAGGACCAGGTCAACGAGACACACCAGGACGACGGAAGCAATCACGGAGGAAATGACGAGGATAACGATGGAGGCAACGATAAGGATTCCGATGTTCTGTCCGAAATCGACGAAAATGAGTTCGGCGATGATTACGGCTCCCGGCCCGTTGACATTGACGAAAATGTGGCCATGAAGCTGAAGGCGCGGAGAAAGACGACTACagagacgacgaagaagccaAAAGAAGGACGGAGGCCCAAGAAGCGGTCGCGTGGTGACGATGACGTTGACGCTGCGGATGACGACGGTGAGCGCCGACCACGCAAGGTCCGCGCCGAGGGCGAGCGGCGTGCTAGGAAGGAGGTAGAGGAGCAGCAAGCACAGCAGGAAGAGAACCTCACCCCAGACGAGCGCAGACGGCGCGCTTTGGAACGCGCTATTGACGCTGCTGTCAAGAACCCCACCAAGCGCAGGCGAAAGAAGGACGATATC GACCTCGAAGAGGAGACGGATGAACAGATTGCAAACCTCAAGGTTGCCATGGAGAAGGCCTGCGTAGCCGACAACGAAGCCCGCGAACAAAAACAGCCGGCCGTGCACAAGCTCAAGCTCCTACCTCAAGTTACCGCGATTCTAAACCGGACCGCAATCCAGGACTCTGTACTCGATCCCGAAATCAACTTCCTCCAGTCTGTCAGATATTTTCTGGAACCTCTGAACGATGGAAGTCTACCTGCGTACAACATTCAGCGCGCCATCATGAGCGCGCTCATGAAGCTTCCCATCAACAAAGATGTGCTATTAAGCAGCGGCATTGGCAAGGTCGTCGTTTACTACAACAAGAGCAAGAGCCCCAGCGCGGACATCAAACGTGATGCGGAGCGGTTGCTGGGCGAATGGAGTCGCTTGATCCTGAAGAGGACTGACGACTACAAGAAACGTCACATTGAGATGCGTGAAATTGATGTCGG TGCTGTGAAGCTAGGCCAACGCGAAGGCGGCAGCTCCCAAGTGACACTGACCCAGCGTCCCGCCGGCAAGTCCCGCTACGAAATCGAGCGCGAGCGCGCCCTCGCTCCCGAAGtacgcaacaacaaccgcgcCAGGCCCGTCGGTCTTCCCGCAAGCTACACCATTGCTCCCAAGAGCACGTATATCCCAGGCCAGGCGCCGACCGATCATCGCCCCATTGGTCACAGCGGTCACGAGGCTTTCCGGAGGATGACCCAGAAGGGCAAAGGCAAGCGTTAA